The genomic segment GGGCGCCGCCTGCCCTGGCGTGGCCGAAGTTGCTGTGCTCGGTGAGGACCATCCAGTCGAGGCCGTACCGGGATGCGGCCTGCGCCAGCTGGGAGAAGGTGTACTTCGCGTCGTGGCTGTAGACCGAGTGCACATGGTGGTCGCCGACGAGATAGGCGAGGTCCGGGTCCCCGCCGCCGTCGGTGTGCGCCGCGGCCGGGGTCGGAGCGAGCAGGCCCGCTCCGGCGAAAGCCGCGCCGAAGAGGCCGGCGCTGCGGAGCAGTCCGCGGCGCGAGAGTCCCTGCGGGTCGAGCGAGCCGACCGGTACGTCGGGGTCCGCCCAGGTCGGGAGGGGCTGATGCGGTCGCGCCATGAGGTGTCTCCTTGAGGGGTGGTGTCATCAGCGGTGGTGAGCGTTCTGACGGGGTTCTGACGGTGGTGAGGGAATGTGGCGGTGGGGAGGGTTGCGGCGGTGGGGTTCGGTCAGGAGCTCATGAAGTCGCGGACGGGCAGCGCGCGTTCGGTGATCCTGATGTCCCCGACCCAGCCGTGCATCAGCTGGTCGAGGACGCCCCCGTACTCGTAGGCGCCGAGCAGCCACGGCAGCCCGAGCGTCGCGAGCCCGTTGGTGCGCGTCGCGGGGTTGCGGGCGACCCGGCAGCCGTCGACGTACAAGGTGGTGTGCCTGCCGTCGTTGACGACAGCGACATGCCACCAGGTGCCCCGCGCCAGCTCGTGGCTCCAGTTGGTGACCAAACCGGTCTGGTCGAGCGGCGCGGCCGCCCACTGGAGGCCCGGCCCGTCGGACAGGGACAGGGTGGCGACGGGCTCTTCCGGGTCGCCTGCGGTCTTTCCGGCGGCGCCGAGGGTGCCGCGACGGCTGAGGACCGAGGCCCAGGCGTGGTGGCCGGCGTCCCAGTCGGCGGGGAGCTTCAGGAAGGCTTCGACGGTGTAGCCGGTGCGGAAGGTCTTGCTGTTGAGCGGGGCGTCCTTGGCCGTCTGCAGGTACGCGCCGTGCAGCGGGGGCTTGCCGCCGTCGAAGTAGAGGCTGCCGTGGCCCGGCTGGTCGGGGTGGTGGTCGGCGGACCAGCGCAGGGCGTCCGCAGCGGAGCCGGGCACCGGCACCCGGGTCAGATGGTTGCCGTGACCGGACAGGTCGGGGACACGCAGGGCCGGGTCGGCCGGGGCACCGTCCCGGTGCGAGCCGTCGAACCGCCAGTACGCGACGGTGCCGGGCACCAGCATCTGCGCGGCGGGGCGGGGGCCGCGCGGGGTGACGGGTGCGAAGCCGGCGAAGCGCTGCTCGAAGTCCAGCGGCACGGAGAAGCTGTCCTGCGGCCCGGTGAGCTCGATCTCGCGGCGTTCCAGCTCGTTGAGCCCCTCGCCCGCGCGGCCGAGGATCCATGGGGAGACGGTCTCCACATCGATGGTGTTCCTGGCGAGGTCGAAGCGGTAGAGGCGGATCATCGCGCTGCCGCCGTAGTAGCGGTTCTGGTAGTTGGTGATGTGCAGATGCACGTCGTGGCCCGCGGCGTTCTTGCGCGTGGTGCGGGCGGCGGGCCAGTAGTGACCGTTGAGGGTCAGGAAGATCTGGTCGTTCCCGGCGATCAGCTCGTCCCACAGGTGCTTGCCGTGCTCGGAGAACTCGGCCTCGTCACCGTCCCGGTCGGCGTACACGAGCTCGTGCGTGGTGAGGATGACGGGCGTCTTCGGGTGCTTCCTGATGACCTCCTGGGCCCAGGCGAGTCCGGCGGCGGACGGCCGCCAGTCGAGGGCGAGCACCAGCCATTCGCGGCCCGCGGCGCGGAACAGGTGGTACGTGTTGTAGCCGTCGGGCGTCGCTCCGCCGAAGGTGGGCAGCTTGCGCAGCCGCCGGGGGCCGAAGGCGTCCAGGTAGGGGGTGGGGCCGCGCTGGTCGTCGGTCGACGAGTTGATGTCGTGGTTGCCCGCCAGGACGCTGTAGCCGACGCGCCGCCGGTCCAGCAGCTCGAAGGCCTTGCTCAGCGGCCCGAACTCCTCCTTGAGCCCGTGCTCGGTGAGATCGCCGAGATGCGACAGGAAGGCGATGTTCTCGTCGCGTCCGTGGTCGAGGATGTAGCGCAGGGATGCCTCGACGGGTGCGGCGTTGATGCTGGCGCCGTCGAAGAGGTACTGGGTGTCCGGCATGACGACCAGCGTGAAGCGGGGACTGTCGGGGTCGGGACTCCGATTGGCAACGTTGTCAGCCGCCTCTTGGCGGGGCAGGGCGACCGCGGACGCTGCGGTGGCGAGCCCCCCGGCCGCCGCGGCCGCGGCGGCGCCCGTGAGTCCGGTGACACGGAGGAACGTACGACGGCTGGCTCCGGTCGGGAGGGGACCGTCGGGCTGGTGGAGCGGACTGCACATGGAGGTCTCCGCGGGCGTTCGTCGGGTGATCGCTGAGCACGCTAGGCGAAAGACTCGTGCACGTCGGGGCCCGGGCGACGACCTCATGGCGAAGACTGCGTGAACGGGTGGCCGAAAGGGCCGCACACCCCGGCGCAGGGGTGTGCGGCCCTTTCGGCCACCCGCTCACCTACTCCGGCCGGGGCCGGCGTAGGCCAGGGAGGGTCGTCAGCGGTGGCCCAGCACGTTGACCACCCGGCCGTTGGGATCCCGGACGAAGAATCGCCGCACTCCCCACTCCTCGTCCTGCAAGGGGTGCACGATCTCCGCACCGCTGTCCCGCATGACCGCGTAGGCCGCGTCCACATCGTCCACTTCGACACTCAGGTCGGGCGTGACCGGTGCGGTCTTGTCGTCGGCCATGAAGCTGACCTGCGCCGCCGGACTGGACGGGGAGGCGAGCGTCATGATCCAGCCGTGGTTCATGACCTCCTCGAAGCCCAGCAGGCCGTAGAACTCCCGGCTCTCCGGCACCGCTTCCGACTGGACGTTGGGCACGACACGGCGAACGGCCATCACAACTCCAAGTGAGAACAGATCCAGATGTGTTTCCAGGATTCTCCAGGATGCCTACGACACACCTGCGGTCCCACGCTCCGTCACAGCCGGCTTCTCCGCCGCTGACGAGACCTCAACCGCCTACGGGAGCTCGACGGTGAAGTGTTCCGAGCTGAGCGACCGCAGGAAGTCCGCCGCGTCGGGGATCGCGCCGACGGTGATGACTCCGGCGAGTGGGACGGGGCTTTCGAGGAGCCGCCGCGTCGCTTCCACCACGATGGGGGCGGTGACCGCATAGATGTCCTGTCCGCGCGCGACCGCGCGGCGCTGCTCGTCTCCTGACCGGACGACGACCTCGACGAGGAACTGCTGGTCCGACCGGACCCCGGTCGGCTCCGTCAGCTGGGAACCGGTCAGGTCTTCGAGCGGGGCGACCGTCATATGGCTGCTGATCTCGGAGACCTTCAGGTGATGCGGGAGGGTGACGCTGTCCGCGGTGGTGAAGTCCGCCTGGACGCGCTGGGTTCCGAACGGTTCGGGGAACGTCCATTCGGTGGTCGCGGGGTCGTCGGAGCGCAGTTCCAGCCGGCCCTTGCTGAAGACCAGACGCTTGCTGTCGCGGCGGGCGTCGGAGACGTAGCCCGTGGCCACGGTGCCGTGCGTGGGCCGCCAACTGTCCAGGGCATAGGCGATGGAGACCTCGTCCGCGGCGGCCCAGTCTCCCATCGCCGCGGTGGCGAGGAGGTCGACGAGACCGCCGTAGAAGGCAGCCGCGGGAACGATCGCGATGCCCGCCTCCCGTGCGCCCTTCGCGTACTGGTCGACGGTGGACAGGGCGACTTCCACCTCGGCGGCCACGTCCAGGTAGGGGATCCCGGCCCGCAGGGCGGCGTCGATCACCGGCGTCGCCGTGGCGGCGAAGGGCCCGGCGGCGTTGATGACGGCCGCCGCGCCGACGAGAGCGCGGTCCAGTGACGCCGCGTCGTCGATCGACGCCGGGCGGGTCTCGAGGTCTTGGTTGTCGGCCGCGAGGACCGCCAGCTTCGCGGCGTCCCGGCCGGAGAGGATGGGGGTCCATCCACGGCGGAGCAGTTCGGCGACGACGAAGCGCCCGGTGTGCCCGTAGGCCCCGAAGACGGTGACCGTCGGATTCGATGTCATGGCGGAACTCCTGGTCATGGTGTGGATGGAGCGGTTCGCTCGCCGACCGCTGGACACCATCCTGGTCCCGCCGGACCCGCTCCGGCAGTGGCAAGAACGCCACATGATGCTAGGTTCGTGCCATGCAGAAGCCCCACCGCATCGTCGTGCCGCTCACCGCGAATGTCCCGGTGTTCGAGGCCGCTGTCGCGTTCGAGGTGTTCGGCCGTCCCCGACAGGACTTTCCCGTTCCCTGGTACGAAGTGACGCTGTGCGCGATGGTGGGCGACGGTCCGGTCCGTACGGCCGAAGGCCTGTCGTTCGACGGGGTGGATCTCGCGGAGCTGGAGCGCGCCGACACCGTGATCGTGCCGGCCTGCGCCGACCTGCAGGGCGATCCGCCGCCGGAGCTGCTGGAAGCACTGCGCAAGGCCTACGCGCGAGGGGCCCGGATCGCGTCCATCTGCACCGGAGCGTTCACCCTGGCAGCGGCGGGGCTGCTCGACGGCCGCCGCGCCACCACGCATTGGATGTACGCCGCCGAACTCACCCAACGGTGGCCGGCGGTGCGGCTGGACCCGAATGTGCTCTACACCGAGGACGAGCGGATCTTCACCTCCGCGGGCGAGTGCGCGGGACTGGACCTGTGCCTGCACCTCGTCCGACTCGACCACGGCAGCCGCGTCGCCAACACCCTCGCCCGCCGCATGGTCATCCCGCCGCACCGCGAAGGCGGCCAGGCCCAGTACATCGACCAGCCGGTGCCGGCCGGTGAGTCGACCAGTCTTGCCCCCGTGCTCGACTGGGCGCGAAGCCAGCTCCACCGCCCACTGACGATCGACGACCTGGCCGTACGGGCGGCGATGAGCAAGCGCAGCTTCCTGCGCCACTTCCGCGCCAGCACCGGAACCACACCGCTGCAGTGGCTCGTGCACGAACGCGTGTCCCGCGCCCGCGACCTGCTGGAGACGACGAACGACACCGTCGACCGCGTCGCCGAACGATGCGGGTTCGGGTCGGCGCAGAGCCTGCGCGTGCACTTCACCCGGATCAACCAGACCACTCCGTACCGGTATCGGCAGGCGTTCGATCCGGCGCGCTGACCCGTCGTACCCGGGGGATAGCCCTACCTGAGCTGGGCGGACAGCAGGATCGTCCGGGCGGTCGCTGCCGGAAATGCTGAACCGGTACACATTACCGGTCCAGTGATTCCCCAGGAGTTGGCGCGTGCGCGAGCAGACATGGCAGAGGTTCCGTTCATCCGGGCGACGGCAGGACGGTCGGTGGCAGGACGGTCGGCGCAGAGTCGCGCCGGCCGCTGCCGCGGTGGTCTTGGGTGCCATGGCGATGGGTGCCCTGGCGCCGCCCGCGGCGTTCGCGGCCGGCCGGTCGGACACCGTCGCGGCCGGCGGGTCGGACACCGTTGCCGCCGACAGGTCGGACACGGTCCAGCAGGGTCTGAACGCGCTGGTGCGCTCCGATGGACTGCCCGCCGCACTCGCGAGTGTCCAGGACCGCTGGGGTCACACCCGCACCTACACCGCGGGGGTCGGCGATCTGGCCACCGGCTCGCAGGTGCCCGTCGACGGTCAGGTGCGGATCGGCAGCAATACCAAGGTGTTCACCTCGGTGGTCGTGCTGCAACTGGTCGGCGAAGGGAAGATCCGCCTCGACGCCAAGGTCGACACCTACCTGCCGGGCCTCGTACGCGGGGAGGGCATCGACGGACGCCGCATCACCGTCCGCCAGATCCTCCAGCAGACCAGCGGACTTCCCAACTACACCGACTACCTCGGCGACGACGTCCGGTACTTCGAGCCGCGCGAGCTCCTCGACCTCGCCCTCCAGCACAAGGCCGACTTCGCACCCGGGAAGAAGTGGGCGTACAGCAACACGAACTACGTGCTGGCCGGCCTGATCGTCGAGAAGGTCACCGGCCGCCCCATCGCCAAGGAGATCGACCGGCGCATCATCAAGGAGCTCGGGCTGCGCCACACCTACTTCCCGGCCCCTGGTGACAGCACCATCCGAGAACCCCATCCCAAGGGCTACAACCAGGATGCGGCGGGCGCGCCGCTGGTCGACGTCACGGAGATGGACCCCTCCTGGGCCTGGTCGGCAGGTGGGATGATCTCCACCAACTCCGACCTCAACCGGTTCTTCACCGAGCTCCTGGGCGGCCGCCTCCTCCCGCCCGCCCAGCTCGCCGAGATGCGTACCACGGTCACGGCCGGATACCCCTTCGCCTCCGGCGCCCGCTACGGACTGGGGCTGGTGAGCACGCCCCTGTCGTGCGGCGGTGTCTACTGGGGCCACGGCGGCAGCTTCCCGGGATATGAGACCCGGGGCGGCGTCACGAGTGAGGGCCGCGCCGCCAACGTCGCGGTGACCATTCAGCCGAACGACGAGGCGGCCATGAAGCACGTGGAGAGTGTCGTGGACACGGCCCTGTGCAGCCGCTGAACCGCGCCTGTTAGGGGCGGCTGTGCGCCACGGGGTCCGGGGCGGTATCAGTGGCGGTATCAGTGGTCCGGCCTGTTGATGCAGATCAGGGTCTGCTGACCGTTCGCGACGAGCGTCTGCTTGCCGTCCTGGACCCCGAACACCTCCAACTGGCACACGGTCAGGGTCCGTCCCGACTTGAGAACCGTTCCCACGGCCTCAAGGTGCTCGCCGACGGCCGGTGCCAGAAGGTTGATCTTGTATTCGACGGTGAGCACCGAGGTGTCCTCGGGGAACAGGGTGAAGGCCGCGTAGCCACCGGCGCTGTCGGCGATGGCGCTGGTGGCTCCGGCGTGGAAGTAGCCGTGCTGCTGCGTCACTTCGGGGCGACTCGGGAGCACGATGTGCACGCGCCCGGGTGCGATGCGAGTGATACGGGCGCCGAGGTGGCTCATGAGCCCTTGCCGGTCGAAGCTCCCCTGGATGCGCGCTTGGGTCTCGGGGCTTGCCTGCTCCTCGTGAGTCCGGTCTTCCATGTGCTCTCCTTCAACGGCCAGTACTTGCAACGGACAACGGCCGGTGCTGTAACGGACAACGGCCAGTACTCGCAACGGACGTTGCCTCGGCCGGGCGGTCTCCCGGCGAGGAGGAACCCGCCGATGGCGATCATCATGGCACCGGAGACGCGGGTGACCGCGCGGGCCGCGGACGGCCGGGCCTTCACCCATGAAACGCTCCCGCCGCAGTACGTTTCCGGAGCCCAGCTGTGCGCGGCGCTGAACCGTCAGGACCTGCCGGCCCTCCTCGGAACGCCGGCGGACCACGCCGAGACCGCCAGCGGCGGCGGGGGATGGATCCGTTTTGCCGGTGGCGCCAAGATCGTCGCTCCCGAGGGGAACGTCGTGCTGAAGAGCTACTCCGTGAAGATCTCGGTGTCCTACGACCATCTCTCGGTCGCCCACTCGGCGGCGTTCCTGGGCAGGACGGCGCAGCCCCGCACGGTCCTGGGCCATCCGGCTGTCCTCTACTCGGACCGGACGATGTCCATCACCTTCAACGGCGGCGGCAAGGCCGGCACCGGCCCCGGCGGCATCGCCCGCCACCTGCTGGTCGCCAGGACGCGAAGGACGGCGGTGGTTCCTTCGAGGTCGCCATCTGGCGCCAGGACGACGTGCTGCCCGATGACGCGGCGTTGTTCCACGTCGCCGAAAAGGTGCTGCCGACGATCCCGGGCTGGACCGCCGGCTGACGCGTCAGCCGAGGTGCCGGCCCCGGCCGACGTCCGCCCGGCCCGCCGCCCGTGGTAGCTTGCTTTGCATGGTAGATGGTTATGCAA from the Streptomyces sp. RKAG293 genome contains:
- a CDS encoding serine hydrolase domain-containing protein; its protein translation is MAMGALAPPAAFAAGRSDTVAAGGSDTVAADRSDTVQQGLNALVRSDGLPAALASVQDRWGHTRTYTAGVGDLATGSQVPVDGQVRIGSNTKVFTSVVVLQLVGEGKIRLDAKVDTYLPGLVRGEGIDGRRITVRQILQQTSGLPNYTDYLGDDVRYFEPRELLDLALQHKADFAPGKKWAYSNTNYVLAGLIVEKVTGRPIAKEIDRRIIKELGLRHTYFPAPGDSTIREPHPKGYNQDAAGAPLVDVTEMDPSWAWSAGGMISTNSDLNRFFTELLGGRLLPPAQLAEMRTTVTAGYPFASGARYGLGLVSTPLSCGGVYWGHGGSFPGYETRGGVTSEGRAANVAVTIQPNDEAAMKHVESVVDTALCSR
- a CDS encoding trans-acting enoyl reductase family protein: MTSNPTVTVFGAYGHTGRFVVAELLRRGWTPILSGRDAAKLAVLAADNQDLETRPASIDDAASLDRALVGAAAVINAAGPFAATATPVIDAALRAGIPYLDVAAEVEVALSTVDQYAKGAREAGIAIVPAAAFYGGLVDLLATAAMGDWAAADEVSIAYALDSWRPTHGTVATGYVSDARRDSKRLVFSKGRLELRSDDPATTEWTFPEPFGTQRVQADFTTADSVTLPHHLKVSEISSHMTVAPLEDLTGSQLTEPTGVRSDQQFLVEVVVRSGDEQRRAVARGQDIYAVTAPIVVEATRRLLESPVPLAGVITVGAIPDAADFLRSLSSEHFTVELP
- a CDS encoding helix-turn-helix domain-containing protein, whose product is MQKPHRIVVPLTANVPVFEAAVAFEVFGRPRQDFPVPWYEVTLCAMVGDGPVRTAEGLSFDGVDLAELERADTVIVPACADLQGDPPPELLEALRKAYARGARIASICTGAFTLAAAGLLDGRRATTHWMYAAELTQRWPAVRLDPNVLYTEDERIFTSAGECAGLDLCLHLVRLDHGSRVANTLARRMVIPPHREGGQAQYIDQPVPAGESTSLAPVLDWARSQLHRPLTIDDLAVRAAMSKRSFLRHFRASTGTTPLQWLVHERVSRARDLLETTNDTVDRVAERCGFGSAQSLRVHFTRINQTTPYRYRQAFDPAR
- a CDS encoding DUF6215 domain-containing protein produces the protein MAIIMAPETRVTARAADGRAFTHETLPPQYVSGAQLCAALNRQDLPALLGTPADHAETASGGGGWIRFAGGAKIVAPEGNVVLKSYSVKISVSYDHLSVAHSAAFLGRTAQPRTVLGHPAVLYSDRTMSITFNGGGKAGTGPGGIARHLLVARTRRTAVVPSRSPSGARTTCCPMTRRCSTSPKRCCRRSRAGPPADASAEVPAPADVRPARRPW
- a CDS encoding LamG-like jellyroll fold domain-containing protein, with protein sequence MCSPLHQPDGPLPTGASRRTFLRVTGLTGAAAAAAAGGLATAASAVALPRQEAADNVANRSPDPDSPRFTLVVMPDTQYLFDGASINAAPVEASLRYILDHGRDENIAFLSHLGDLTEHGLKEEFGPLSKAFELLDRRRVGYSVLAGNHDINSSTDDQRGPTPYLDAFGPRRLRKLPTFGGATPDGYNTYHLFRAAGREWLVLALDWRPSAAGLAWAQEVIRKHPKTPVILTTHELVYADRDGDEAEFSEHGKHLWDELIAGNDQIFLTLNGHYWPAARTTRKNAAGHDVHLHITNYQNRYYGGSAMIRLYRFDLARNTIDVETVSPWILGRAGEGLNELERREIELTGPQDSFSVPLDFEQRFAGFAPVTPRGPRPAAQMLVPGTVAYWRFDGSHRDGAPADPALRVPDLSGHGNHLTRVPVPGSAADALRWSADHHPDQPGHGSLYFDGGKPPLHGAYLQTAKDAPLNSKTFRTGYTVEAFLKLPADWDAGHHAWASVLSRRGTLGAAGKTAGDPEEPVATLSLSDGPGLQWAAAPLDQTGLVTNWSHELARGTWWHVAVVNDGRHTTLYVDGCRVARNPATRTNGLATLGLPWLLGAYEYGGVLDQLMHGWVGDIRITERALPVRDFMSS
- a CDS encoding PaaI family thioesterase; this encodes MEDRTHEEQASPETQARIQGSFDRQGLMSHLGARITRIAPGRVHIVLPSRPEVTQQHGYFHAGATSAIADSAGGYAAFTLFPEDTSVLTVEYKINLLAPAVGEHLEAVGTVLKSGRTLTVCQLEVFGVQDGKQTLVANGQQTLICINRPDH
- a CDS encoding VOC family protein, whose amino-acid sequence is MAVRRVVPNVQSEAVPESREFYGLLGFEEVMNHGWIMTLASPSSPAAQVSFMADDKTAPVTPDLSVEVDDVDAAYAVMRDSGAEIVHPLQDEEWGVRRFFVRDPNGRVVNVLGHR